In one Oscillospiraceae bacterium genomic region, the following are encoded:
- a CDS encoding MFS transporter: MKPKQLFHRDFTIMVAGQIMSLFGNSILRFALSLYVLDLTGSAAVFGGILALSMIPTVLFSPVGGVLADRLPRARIMYCLDFATAALIAGFTVLFHASGSLSAITVVMMLLAVIQSFYQPSVQASIPSITADEHLMAANGVVVQVQSLATLVGPILGGFLYGYLGIFPILWASAACFFCSAVMELFLRIPFVRLQRGGSPLHQIRADLGGALSFLRRDNPQLLRLLIVIAGLNLFLSSFFAVGLPFLVRIHLGLSAQLNGFAEAALSLGSILGGLLSGLVGARLGFHKSYVFLLGTAACLLPAAAAFALALPALVCYGILVGGLLVGMGCAVLFNIAAQTFMQQVTPNEMLGKVASFVSAICICAYPIGQSLYGLLLEGLKQHVWVVMVFVSAMGLILALATGRALRHVPQQPENGGNTAPKCI, encoded by the coding sequence ATGAAGCCAAAGCAGCTCTTCCACCGGGATTTCACGATTATGGTCGCGGGCCAGATCATGTCCCTGTTTGGCAACTCCATCCTGCGCTTCGCCCTGTCCCTCTACGTGCTGGATCTCACCGGGTCGGCCGCCGTATTCGGCGGCATTCTGGCCCTGTCCATGATCCCCACGGTGCTGTTCTCCCCGGTGGGCGGCGTACTGGCCGACCGCCTCCCCCGTGCGCGGATTATGTACTGCCTGGACTTCGCCACCGCCGCCCTGATCGCCGGCTTTACGGTGCTGTTCCACGCCTCGGGCAGTCTGAGCGCCATTACGGTGGTCATGATGCTCCTGGCGGTCATCCAGTCCTTCTACCAGCCCTCCGTCCAGGCCAGCATTCCCTCCATCACCGCCGACGAGCACCTGATGGCCGCCAACGGCGTGGTGGTGCAGGTCCAGTCCCTGGCCACCCTGGTGGGGCCCATCCTGGGCGGGTTTCTGTACGGCTACCTGGGCATCTTCCCCATCCTCTGGGCCAGCGCCGCCTGCTTCTTCTGCTCGGCGGTGATGGAGCTCTTCCTGCGCATTCCCTTTGTCCGTCTCCAGCGCGGCGGCTCCCCCCTGCACCAAATCCGCGCGGATCTGGGCGGCGCCTTATCCTTCCTGCGCCGGGACAATCCCCAGCTGCTGAGGCTGCTGATCGTCATTGCCGGGCTCAACCTCTTCCTCTCCTCCTTCTTCGCCGTGGGCCTGCCCTTCCTGGTGCGGATTCACCTGGGCCTGTCCGCCCAGCTCAACGGCTTTGCCGAGGCGGCGCTGAGCCTGGGCTCCATCCTGGGCGGCCTGCTCTCCGGCCTGGTGGGGGCGAGGCTGGGCTTCCACAAGTCCTACGTTTTCCTGCTGGGCACCGCCGCCTGCCTGCTGCCCGCGGCGGCGGCCTTCGCCCTGGCGCTGCCCGCGCTGGTCTGCTACGGCATTCTCGTGGGCGGGCTGCTGGTGGGGATGGGCTGCGCAGTCCTCTTCAACATAGCCGCGCAGACCTTTATGCAGCAGGTGACCCCCAACGAGATGCTGGGCAAGGTGGCCTCCTTCGTCTCCGCCATCTGCATCTGCGCCTATCCCATCGGACAGTCCCTGTACGGCCTGCTGCTGGAGGGACTGAAGCAGCACGTGTGGGTGGTGATGGTTTTTGTCAGCGCCATGGGCCTGATTCTGGCCCTGGCCACCGGCCGCGCCCTGCGCCACGTACCCCAGCAGCCCGAAAACGGGGGAAATACCGCGCCCAAATGTATTTAG
- the ybdG gene encoding hypothetical protein, protein MSRFPLLRAAPLALAALPAAHRLLLRREACALSPPGALVSVGGHTLHVYTEGEGPGPVLVFLSGGGTPAPVYDFRPLYRPLARTHRVAVVEKPGYGYAPSVRCPRDVDTLLRETRGALLRAGLPPPYVLLPHSYSGLEALCWAARYPSEVAALVGLDMAVPEVYARRSVPPALFSLLGAAGWLGAGRLPPLRPGARPFLSPEERRQERLLFSRNLCNPCVTAEARAAWDSARRAAALGPPSCPALLFVSDGREIGPFWRPCQEAFIQASGARGVFLACGHYIHLHRPAELAAAILPFLAQVIESKECPL, encoded by the coding sequence ATGTCCCGTTTCCCTCTGCTGCGCGCCGCGCCCCTGGCATTGGCCGCGCTGCCCGCCGCCCACCGCCTGCTGCTGCGCCGGGAGGCCTGCGCCCTCTCCCCGCCCGGCGCTCTGGTGAGCGTGGGGGGCCATACGCTGCACGTCTACACCGAGGGGGAGGGGCCCGGCCCCGTGCTGGTCTTTCTCTCCGGGGGCGGCACCCCCGCCCCCGTCTATGACTTTCGCCCCCTGTACCGCCCCCTCGCCCGCACCCACCGGGTGGCGGTGGTGGAGAAGCCGGGCTACGGCTACGCGCCCTCCGTCCGCTGTCCCCGGGACGTGGACACCCTGCTCCGGGAGACCCGCGGGGCCCTGCTCCGGGCCGGGCTTCCGCCGCCCTACGTCCTGCTCCCCCACTCCTACTCCGGGCTGGAGGCCCTGTGCTGGGCCGCCCGGTATCCCTCGGAGGTCGCCGCCCTGGTGGGGCTGGATATGGCGGTGCCGGAGGTTTACGCCCGCCGTAGCGTCCCCCCGGCCCTTTTCTCCCTGCTGGGGGCGGCGGGGTGGCTGGGGGCGGGACGCCTGCCCCCACTGCGCCCGGGGGCGCGCCCCTTCCTCTCCCCGGAGGAGCGGCGGCAGGAGCGCCTGCTCTTCAGCCGCAACCTCTGCAACCCCTGCGTGACGGCCGAGGCCCGCGCCGCCTGGGACAGCGCCCGGCGCGCGGCGGCGCTGGGCCCGCCCTCCTGCCCCGCCCTGCTCTTTGTCTCCGACGGGCGGGAGATCGGCCCTTTCTGGCGGCCCTGCCAGGAGGCGTTTATCCAGGCCTCCGGGGCCCGCGGCGTCTTTCTGGCGTGCGGGCACTACATCCACCTCCACCGCCCGGCGGAGCTGGCCGCCGCCATCCTGCCCTTCCTCGCCCAAGTAATTGAATCAAAGGAGTGTCCCCTATGA
- a CDS encoding TetR family transcriptional regulator, whose amino-acid sequence MARNKHPEETVKRILEVSFRLFQDKGYEHTTIQDIVDALGMSKGAIYHHFKSKEDIYDHISDLYYDRQDWFRDPAQFPGKTGRDKINGLLSFLLSDPDKLELDRVAVFTTANPRMVVLALESTIRDAAPCLEALIRLGNADGSLRVEQPKEAAEAFMMLMNMWIGVFASTPEDMEAKLKFIRAFTDGVGMPIIDDALVEIAHSYFVSITPRQAPAAP is encoded by the coding sequence ATGGCGCGCAACAAGCACCCCGAGGAGACGGTGAAGCGGATTTTGGAGGTCTCCTTCCGCCTGTTCCAGGACAAGGGCTACGAGCACACCACCATCCAGGACATCGTGGACGCCCTGGGCATGTCCAAGGGGGCCATCTACCACCACTTCAAGTCCAAGGAGGACATCTACGACCACATCAGCGACCTCTACTACGACAGGCAGGACTGGTTCCGGGACCCGGCGCAGTTTCCCGGGAAAACCGGCCGGGACAAGATTAACGGCCTGCTGTCCTTCCTGCTCTCCGACCCCGACAAGCTGGAGCTGGACCGGGTCGCCGTCTTTACCACCGCCAACCCCAGGATGGTGGTGCTGGCCCTGGAGTCCACCATCCGGGACGCCGCCCCCTGCCTGGAGGCCCTGATCCGCCTGGGCAACGCCGACGGCTCCCTCCGCGTGGAGCAGCCCAAGGAGGCCGCCGAGGCCTTCATGATGCTGATGAACATGTGGATCGGCGTCTTTGCCAGCACCCCGGAGGATATGGAGGCCAAGCTGAAGTTTATCCGCGCCTTTACGGACGGCGTGGGTATGCCCATCATCGACGACGCCCTGGTGGAGATCGCCCACAGCTACTTCGTCTCGATTACCCCCCGCCAAGCCCCCGCCGCTCCCTAG
- a CDS encoding Rrf2 family transcriptional regulator — protein MTGEFAVAVHALVYLNHRAQTLCSEALAENICTNPARVRKVMARLKKAGLITTREGAEGGYTFELDPKTVTLRRVAEAVEASFVSASWRSGNPDMECLIASGMADLLDGIYAELNESSLARLEQITIADVDAQIFQNKK, from the coding sequence ATGACCGGTGAGTTTGCCGTCGCGGTCCACGCCCTGGTCTACCTCAACCACCGCGCCCAGACCCTGTGCAGCGAGGCCCTGGCCGAGAACATCTGCACCAACCCCGCCCGGGTGCGCAAGGTGATGGCCCGCCTGAAAAAGGCCGGGCTTATCACCACCCGCGAGGGGGCCGAGGGCGGCTACACCTTTGAGCTGGACCCCAAAACAGTCACCCTGCGCCGGGTGGCGGAGGCGGTGGAGGCCTCCTTCGTCTCGGCCTCCTGGCGCTCCGGCAACCCGGATATGGAGTGCCTGATCGCCTCCGGTATGGCGGATCTCCTGGACGGCATCTACGCCGAGCTCAACGAGAGCAGCCTCGCCCGGCTGGAGCAGATCACCATCGCGGACGTGGACGCACAGATTTTTCAGAACAAGAAGTAA
- a CDS encoding 4Fe-4S ferredoxin has protein sequence MGRIKKRLRLIVQVVFTALTNGYAQGFVQGRIFTGPTKAYCVPGLNCYSCPGALGACPIGSLQAVLGSRNYKMAFYVVGFLMVVGAVFGRFVCGWLCPFGLVQDLLYKIPFVKKLRKLPGDRWLKWLKYVLLAGFVIILPLFVVDIIGQGQPWFCEYICPSGTLLAGIPLLAANPALRAAAGWLFSWKLLILVVLVFLSILVYRPFCRYLCPLGAIYGLFNPIAFYRLKVDEHKCTHCGACRRACKLDIPVDKTPNSPECIRCGDCKRACPHGAICSTFSRGRGSIEEESK, from the coding sequence TTGGGTAGGATAAAAAAGCGGCTGCGCCTGATCGTGCAGGTGGTCTTTACCGCCCTTACCAACGGGTACGCCCAGGGCTTCGTCCAGGGGCGGATCTTCACCGGCCCCACCAAGGCCTACTGCGTGCCCGGCCTGAACTGCTACTCCTGCCCCGGCGCGCTGGGGGCCTGCCCCATCGGCTCCCTCCAGGCCGTGCTGGGCAGCCGCAACTATAAGATGGCCTTCTACGTGGTGGGCTTCCTGATGGTGGTGGGCGCGGTCTTTGGGCGCTTCGTGTGCGGGTGGCTGTGCCCCTTCGGGCTGGTGCAGGATCTGCTGTACAAGATCCCCTTTGTGAAGAAGCTGCGCAAGCTCCCTGGTGACAGGTGGCTCAAGTGGCTCAAGTACGTCCTCCTGGCGGGCTTCGTGATCATCCTGCCCCTCTTTGTGGTGGACATCATCGGCCAGGGCCAGCCCTGGTTCTGCGAGTATATTTGCCCCTCCGGCACCCTGCTGGCGGGCATCCCCCTGCTGGCGGCCAATCCCGCCCTGAGGGCGGCGGCGGGCTGGCTCTTCTCCTGGAAGCTGCTGATCCTGGTGGTACTGGTTTTCCTGTCCATCCTGGTGTACCGGCCCTTCTGCCGCTACCTCTGCCCCCTGGGGGCCATCTACGGCCTCTTTAACCCCATCGCCTTCTACCGCCTCAAGGTGGACGAGCACAAGTGCACCCACTGCGGCGCCTGCCGCCGGGCCTGCAAGCTGGACATCCCCGTGGACAAGACCCCCAACAGCCCCGAGTGCATCCGCTGCGGCGACTGCAAGCGGGCCTGCCCCCACGGCGCAATCTGCTCAACGTTCTCCCGCGGGCGCGGGAGCATCGAGGAGGAATCCAAATGA
- a CDS encoding Na+/H+ antiporter, which yields MKTPRAGRFGRLLLAAFALMSLLLTAASATSEGAYTPGLYGTVWALVPPVVAIALALITKEVYSSLFVGIIVGAFLYAGGRPVGAMEHFINTMFGKVADNLGILMFLIILGTLVALMIRAGGSKAYGDWARKKIKSKNGALIATGLLGIILGVDDYFNNLTVGNVMRPVTDGHKISRAKLAYMCDAVAAPVCIMMPISSWAAAVTGIIDGYDGFALFVRAIPYNFYAILTLIMVFMTAALDINFGPMKRHEDNAANGDLYTTPERPFDGMNEMKFNPNGKVADLVIPVCILILCCVGGLLYSGGFFAGGVSIQEAFANTVAGSGLSRGAFVALIVILAYFLLRRAMNFKELMDCLPEGFKLMVPATLILTFAWTISGVTSSLGAAEYVAGLVAGFGDKLQIFLPAIIFLIACALAFATGTSWGTFSILIPIVVAVFPPVAGAGGEILMSDLLMTSVGACLGGAVMGDHCSPISDTTIMASTGAQCFHINHVATQMPYAITVAAVCFVSYIVAGLVQRVYIALPVAVVLMVATLLFIGKRSKSLSLQSVR from the coding sequence ATGAAAACACCTCGCGCGGGACGGTTCGGGAGACTGCTCCTGGCCGCCTTTGCCCTGATGTCCCTGCTGCTCACAGCGGCGTCCGCCACGTCCGAGGGCGCGTACACGCCCGGCCTGTACGGCACGGTCTGGGCGCTGGTGCCCCCCGTGGTGGCCATCGCGCTGGCCCTCATCACCAAGGAGGTCTACTCCTCGCTCTTCGTGGGTATCATCGTCGGCGCGTTCCTGTACGCCGGCGGGCGGCCCGTGGGTGCGATGGAGCACTTCATCAACACCATGTTCGGCAAGGTGGCCGACAACCTGGGCATCCTCATGTTCCTGATCATCCTGGGCACCCTGGTGGCCCTCATGATCCGCGCCGGCGGCTCCAAGGCCTACGGCGACTGGGCCCGCAAGAAGATCAAGAGCAAGAACGGCGCGCTGATCGCCACCGGCCTGCTGGGGATTATCCTGGGCGTGGACGACTACTTCAATAACCTGACGGTGGGCAACGTGATGCGCCCCGTCACCGACGGCCACAAGATCTCCCGCGCCAAGCTGGCCTACATGTGCGACGCCGTGGCCGCCCCCGTGTGCATCATGATGCCCATCTCCTCCTGGGCGGCGGCGGTCACCGGCATCATCGACGGGTACGACGGCTTCGCCCTCTTCGTGCGGGCCATCCCCTATAATTTTTACGCGATCCTCACCCTGATCATGGTCTTTATGACCGCCGCGCTTGATATCAACTTCGGGCCCATGAAGCGCCACGAGGACAACGCCGCCAACGGCGACCTCTACACCACGCCCGAGCGGCCCTTCGACGGGATGAACGAGATGAAGTTCAACCCCAACGGCAAGGTGGCGGATCTGGTGATCCCCGTGTGCATTCTGATCCTGTGCTGCGTGGGCGGCCTGCTCTACTCGGGCGGCTTTTTCGCCGGCGGCGTGAGCATCCAGGAGGCGTTTGCCAACACCGTGGCCGGGTCGGGCCTGTCCCGGGGCGCCTTTGTGGCCCTGATTGTCATCCTGGCCTACTTCCTCCTGCGCCGTGCCATGAACTTCAAGGAGCTGATGGACTGCCTGCCCGAGGGCTTCAAGCTCATGGTGCCCGCCACGCTGATCCTCACCTTCGCCTGGACCATCAGCGGCGTGACCAGCTCCCTGGGCGCGGCCGAGTACGTGGCCGGGCTGGTGGCGGGCTTCGGGGACAAGCTCCAGATCTTCCTGCCCGCCATCATCTTCCTGATCGCCTGCGCGCTGGCCTTCGCCACAGGTACCTCCTGGGGCACGTTCAGCATCCTGATCCCCATCGTGGTGGCGGTGTTCCCGCCCGTGGCGGGGGCCGGAGGCGAGATCCTCATGAGCGATCTGCTGATGACCTCGGTGGGCGCCTGCCTGGGCGGCGCGGTCATGGGGGACCACTGCTCCCCCATCTCGGACACCACCATCATGGCCTCCACGGGGGCCCAGTGCTTCCACATCAACCACGTGGCCACCCAGATGCCCTACGCGATTACCGTGGCCGCGGTCTGCTTTGTCTCCTACATCGTCGCCGGGCTGGTGCAGCGGGTGTACATCGCCCTGCCCGTGGCCGTGGTGCTGATGGTGGCCACGCTGCTGTTCATCGGCAAGCGGAGCAAAAGCCTGAGCCTCCAGTCCGTCCGGTAG
- a CDS encoding hydrolase, with product MQRKQVNNPNGNIAYWISDKFDDERETLFFLHGLTANHTMFEQQFPFFEKKYNLIAWDAPAHGESRPYANFSYENAAKEIKYILDECGSSKVILIGQSMGGYIAQAFICRYPHLVKAFVAIDSTPYGDYYSKSDIWWLRQIEWMSKLFSVKLLKSSMTKQNATTKMGQANMSAMIDGYSKAELCHLMEIGYDAFFDDNRELNIPCPVLLIVGEKDKTGKVKSYNREWAKRTGFPLVWIPNAAHNSNVDNPYAVNDNIQIFLKDLLQVNSRLSV from the coding sequence GTGCAAAGGAAACAAGTAAATAATCCAAATGGAAATATTGCGTATTGGATTTCGGATAAATTTGATGATGAGAGAGAAACATTATTTTTTCTTCATGGCTTGACAGCAAATCATACTATGTTTGAACAACAGTTTCCTTTCTTTGAGAAAAAATATAATCTTATTGCGTGGGATGCACCTGCACATGGAGAATCCAGGCCCTATGCTAATTTTAGTTATGAGAATGCAGCGAAGGAGATAAAGTACATCCTTGATGAGTGCGGCTCTTCTAAAGTAATTCTAATAGGTCAATCAATGGGCGGGTATATTGCACAGGCTTTTATTTGCAGATACCCACATTTGGTGAAAGCGTTTGTAGCAATTGACTCCACACCTTACGGAGATTATTATTCCAAATCAGATATTTGGTGGCTTCGTCAAATAGAATGGATGTCAAAGCTTTTCTCGGTGAAATTGTTAAAATCGTCTATGACAAAGCAAAATGCAACTACTAAAATGGGACAAGCAAATATGAGTGCAATGATTGATGGATATAGCAAGGCGGAGTTGTGTCATCTAATGGAGATTGGGTATGATGCTTTTTTTGATGATAATAGAGAACTTAATATTCCTTGTCCCGTGCTTTTGATTGTAGGTGAAAAGGATAAGACGGGAAAGGTAAAATCGTACAATAGGGAGTGGGCAAAAAGAACAGGGTTCCCATTAGTATGGATTCCAAATGCTGCCCATAATTCCAATGTAGATAATCCTTACGCAGTAAACGATAACATTCAGATTTTTTTGAAGGACTTACTTCAGGTAAATTCCCGGTTATCGGTCTGA
- a CDS encoding MATE family efflux transporter — protein sequence MKRITNQDEKFEWMTTAPLPGLIGTLAVPTIVSMMITSIYNMADTFFVGRIGTSAQGAVGVVFSLMAIIQALGFTFGSGAGNYISRLLGQKDRALASRVASTGFFSALGVGLALAVLGLVFLDPLVRLLGATDTILPYARDYARYILLGAPYMAASLVLNNLLRYQGSAFYSMLGIATGAVLNIALDPIFIFVLDLKTGGAALATILSQLVSFLILLASCGRGGTLRIRPSHFTFSWPVYREIFRGGLPSLYRQGLASVATICLNRAAGPFGDAAIAAMSVVTRVSMFANSALLGFGQGFQPVCGFNFGARLYGRVRRGYYFCLKLSAVFLAAVAVLGFLFAPQIIAVFRREDPTVIAIGAQALRFQCFTLPLSSLIILNNMMLQTVGESGKASVLALARQGLFFLPVILLLPPVAGLTGVQLAQPTADLCTFLLSVPMGLGFLRKMRGMEAAQPLPKPDNIVYTDKDV from the coding sequence GTGAAGCGGATAACCAACCAGGACGAGAAGTTTGAGTGGATGACCACCGCGCCCCTGCCGGGCCTTATCGGCACCCTGGCCGTGCCCACCATTGTGAGCATGATGATCACCTCCATCTACAATATGGCGGACACCTTCTTCGTCGGGCGCATCGGCACCAGCGCCCAGGGCGCGGTGGGGGTGGTCTTTTCCCTCATGGCCATCATCCAGGCCCTGGGCTTCACCTTCGGCTCCGGGGCGGGCAACTACATCTCCCGCCTGCTGGGGCAGAAGGACCGGGCGCTGGCCTCCCGGGTGGCCTCCACCGGCTTTTTCTCCGCCCTGGGGGTGGGGCTGGCGCTGGCCGTGCTGGGCCTTGTGTTCCTGGACCCCCTGGTGCGCCTGCTGGGTGCCACCGACACCATCCTCCCCTACGCCAGGGACTACGCCCGCTACATCCTGCTGGGCGCGCCCTATATGGCGGCCTCCCTGGTGCTCAACAACCTGCTGCGCTACCAGGGCAGCGCCTTTTACTCCATGCTGGGCATCGCCACCGGGGCGGTTTTAAACATCGCGCTGGACCCCATCTTCATCTTCGTGCTGGACCTCAAGACCGGCGGGGCCGCCCTGGCCACCATCCTCAGCCAGCTGGTGAGCTTCCTTATCCTGCTGGCCAGCTGCGGCCGCGGCGGCACCCTGCGCATACGCCCCTCCCACTTCACGTTTTCCTGGCCGGTGTACCGCGAGATCTTCCGGGGCGGCCTGCCCTCCCTCTACCGGCAGGGGCTGGCCAGCGTGGCCACCATCTGCCTCAACCGGGCGGCTGGGCCCTTCGGGGACGCGGCCATCGCCGCCATGTCGGTGGTCACCCGGGTGAGCATGTTCGCAAACTCCGCCCTGCTGGGCTTCGGCCAGGGCTTCCAGCCCGTGTGCGGCTTCAATTTCGGCGCCAGGCTCTACGGGCGGGTGCGCCGGGGGTACTATTTCTGCCTTAAGCTCTCGGCCGTTTTCCTGGCGGCGGTGGCCGTGCTGGGGTTCCTCTTCGCCCCCCAGATCATCGCCGTGTTCCGCCGGGAGGACCCCACGGTCATCGCCATCGGCGCCCAGGCCCTGCGCTTCCAGTGCTTCACCCTGCCCCTGTCGTCGCTGATCATCCTCAACAACATGATGCTCCAGACCGTGGGGGAGTCGGGCAAGGCCTCCGTCCTGGCCCTGGCGCGGCAGGGGCTCTTCTTCCTGCCCGTCATCCTGCTGCTGCCCCCCGTGGCGGGGCTGACCGGCGTGCAGCTGGCCCAGCCCACGGCAGACCTGTGCACCTTCCTGCTCTCCGTGCCCATGGGGCTGGGCTTCCTGCGCAAAATGCGGGGCATGGAGGCGGCGCAGCCCCTTCCCAAACCGGATAACATAGTATATACTGATAAAGATGTGTAA
- a CDS encoding maltose acetyltransferase — MTEKEKMLSGALYNPNCGDPELSAEHARCAALCRAYNQLPPGDEAGRRALIGQLLGGTGERFTINQPFLCDYGYNIKVGENFYVNYNCVILDCAPVTFGDNVFIAPNCGFYTAGHPLDAATRNTGLEFARPITVEDDVWIGGGVSVLPGVTIGRGSVIGAGSVVTRDIPAGVVAAGNPCRVIRAVDPV; from the coding sequence ATGACCGAGAAGGAGAAGATGCTCTCCGGGGCGCTCTACAACCCCAACTGCGGGGACCCGGAGCTGAGCGCGGAGCACGCGCGCTGCGCGGCGCTGTGCCGGGCCTACAACCAGCTCCCGCCCGGGGACGAGGCGGGGCGCCGCGCCCTGATAGGACAGCTGCTGGGCGGGACGGGGGAGCGGTTCACCATCAACCAGCCCTTCCTGTGCGACTACGGCTACAACATCAAGGTGGGCGAGAATTTTTATGTAAACTACAACTGCGTCATCCTGGACTGCGCCCCCGTGACTTTTGGGGACAACGTCTTTATCGCGCCCAACTGCGGCTTCTACACGGCGGGCCACCCCCTGGACGCCGCCACCCGGAACACGGGGCTGGAGTTCGCCCGCCCCATCACCGTGGAGGACGACGTGTGGATCGGCGGCGGGGTCAGCGTGCTGCCCGGCGTGACCATCGGCCGGGGCAGCGTCATCGGCGCAGGCAGCGTAGTGACCCGGGACATCCCCGCCGGGGTGGTGGCCGCGGGCAACCCCTGCCGGGTCATCCGGGCCGTGGATCCGGTTTAA
- a CDS encoding protein-tyrosine-phosphatase, producing the protein MTGILFVCHGNICRSPMAEFVMRDMVRRAGLAQEIAVASAATSAEEIGNPVYPPARRKLLEHGIDPAGKRAVQLRAGDYQRWDLLVGMDGANLRYMRRICGGDPQGKIRPLLERDVADPWYTGDFEAAWRDVNEGCRALLDLILEGNP; encoded by the coding sequence GTGACGGGGATCCTGTTCGTCTGCCACGGCAATATCTGCCGCAGCCCGATGGCAGAGTTCGTGATGCGGGACATGGTGCGGCGGGCGGGGCTGGCGCAAGAGATCGCCGTGGCCTCCGCCGCCACCAGCGCCGAGGAGATCGGCAACCCGGTCTACCCCCCGGCCCGCCGCAAGCTGCTGGAGCACGGCATCGACCCGGCGGGCAAGCGGGCCGTGCAGCTCCGGGCCGGGGACTACCAGCGCTGGGATCTCCTGGTGGGCATGGACGGGGCCAACCTGCGTTATATGCGCCGCATCTGCGGCGGCGATCCCCAGGGCAAGATCCGCCCCCTGCTGGAGCGGGACGTGGCCGACCCCTGGTACACCGGGGATTTCGAGGCCGCTTGGCGGGACGTGAACGAGGGCTGCCGGGCCCTGCTGGACCTGATTTTGGAGGGAAACCCATGA
- a CDS encoding proline dipeptidase, whose protein sequence is MNETRLARVLEHMARQGLSQIVVTSTASVYYLTGYWVEPMERMLALYLRDDGTRTLYANELFGLAPQPGLALELHRDGDDPAAALAAALRPGTLGVDKAWPSKFLISLLGLRPDVAPVPGSAPVDEARRIKDADEIAAMRAASQINDQVMAAAVAALGEGAVEADIAALVEAQYRAHGGERSSEGVIVSFGPNGADPHHAPGRTVLRDGDSVVLDLFTPIRRYWCDMTRTVFFRSADGEGRRVYEAVRAANLAAEAVIRPGVPMCDIDRAARRVIEDAGYGPCFTHRLGHGCGLDCHEPPDNSAACRQPAEPGMVFSVEPGIYLPGRLGVRIEDLVLVTPDGCEVLNAETKDLRVVGL, encoded by the coding sequence ATGAACGAAACCCGTCTGGCCCGCGTGCTGGAGCACATGGCGCGCCAGGGCCTGTCCCAGATTGTCGTGACCTCCACCGCCTCGGTCTACTACCTGACCGGGTACTGGGTGGAGCCCATGGAGCGGATGCTGGCGCTCTACCTCCGGGACGACGGCACGCGCACCCTCTACGCCAACGAGCTCTTCGGCCTCGCCCCCCAGCCCGGTCTGGCGCTGGAGCTCCACCGGGACGGGGACGACCCCGCCGCCGCCCTGGCCGCCGCCCTGCGCCCCGGGACGCTGGGGGTGGACAAGGCCTGGCCCAGCAAGTTCCTCATCTCCCTGCTGGGGCTGCGCCCCGACGTGGCCCCCGTCCCCGGCTCCGCCCCGGTGGACGAGGCCCGGCGGATTAAGGACGCCGACGAGATCGCGGCCATGCGGGCGGCCTCCCAAATCAACGACCAGGTCATGGCCGCCGCCGTCGCCGCCCTGGGCGAGGGGGCCGTGGAGGCCGATATCGCCGCCCTGGTGGAGGCGCAGTACCGCGCCCACGGCGGGGAGCGCTCCAGCGAGGGGGTCATCGTCTCCTTCGGCCCCAACGGGGCGGATCCCCACCACGCCCCCGGCCGCACGGTCCTCCGGGACGGGGACAGCGTGGTGCTGGACCTGTTCACCCCCATCCGCCGCTACTGGTGCGACATGACCCGCACCGTCTTTTTCCGCTCGGCGGACGGCGAGGGCCGCCGGGTGTACGAGGCGGTGCGCGCCGCCAACCTGGCCGCCGAGGCCGTGATCCGCCCCGGCGTGCCCATGTGCGACATCGACCGGGCCGCCCGCCGGGTCATCGAGGACGCGGGGTACGGCCCCTGTTTCACCCACCGCCTGGGCCACGGCTGCGGCCTGGACTGCCACGAGCCCCCCGACAACAGCGCCGCCTGCCGCCAGCCCGCCGAGCCCGGCATGGTCTTTTCAGTGGAGCCGGGGATCTACCTGCCCGGCAGGCTGGGCGTGCGCATCGAGGATCTGGTGCTGGTCACCCCGGACGGCTGCGAGGTGCTCAACGCCGAAACAAAGGACCTGCGGGTGGTGGGGCTGTGA